One segment of Brassica napus cultivar Da-Ae chromosome C3, Da-Ae, whole genome shotgun sequence DNA contains the following:
- the LOC106376343 gene encoding aldehyde dehydrogenase family 3 member F1, whose protein sequence is MEAMKETVDQSLREMRETFASGRTRSVKWRKAQLGAIIEMVKDNEEKMSDVLFQDLGKHSTEAFRDELGFVMRSATTALNCLDKWVVPKKSNLPLLFYPATGKVISEPYGTVLVLSSWNFPISLSLDPMIGAIAAGNTVLLKASELSPNASALLAKLIPSYLDTKAIKVIEGGPDVATILLQHQWDKIFFTGSPKIGKIIMAAAAEHLTPVTLELGGKCPTIIDHHSVSKDMKSVVKRISGGKWGSCSGQACISVDYVLVEQSFASTLIDMLKPVIRSFFGENPKESGCLARIVTKKHFQRLSRLLNDPRVKASIVYGGSMDEEKLYVEPTILLDPPLDSEIMNEEIFGPILPIITLRDIQESIGFIKSKPKPLAIYAFTKDENLKTRILSETSSGSVTFNDLMIQYMCDALPFGGVGQSGIGRYHGKYSFECFSHEKAIMEGSLAMDLEARYPPWNNFKLNFIRLAFREAYFKLVLLMLGLTKGMRK, encoded by the exons ATGGAAGCCATGAAAGAGACTGTGGATCAGAGcttgagagagatgagagagacgTTTGCGAGCGGGAGGACAAGGAGTGTCAAGTGGAGGAAGGCACAGCTCGGAGCTATAATCGAAATGGTTAAAGACAACGAAGAGAAGATGAGCGATGTTCTGTTTCAAGATTTGGGAAAACACAGTACTGAAGCTTTCAGAGATGAGCTTGGTTTTGTCATGAGATCAGCTACTACTGCTTTAAACTGTCTTGATAAATGGGTCGTACCCAAAAAG agcaacCTTCCTTTATTGTTCTACCCAGCAACAGGGAAAGTGATCTCAGAACCGTATGGGACGGTTCTTGTTCTGTCTAGCTGGAACTTTCCTATAT CTTTGTCTTTAGACCCAATGATTGGGGCAATAGCAGCAGGAAATACCGTTCTGCTCAAGGCATCTGAATTAAGCCCTAACGCATCTGCCTTGCTTGCCAAGTTAATCCCGTCTTATCTCGACACTAAAGCAATCAAGGTTATCGAAGGAGGACCTGATGTCGCAACCATCCTCTTACAGCATCAATGGGACAAGATCTTCTTCACCG GGAGTCCAAAGATAGGAAAGATCATAATGGCTGCAGCTGCAGAGCATTTGACTCCTGTGACATTGGAGCTTGGTGGAAAATGTCCCACCATTATTGATCACCACTCTGTTTCAAAGGACATGAAG TCCGTTGTGAAGAGAATATCTGGAGGAAAGTGGGGATCTTGCAGTGGACAAGCTTGTATCTCCGTAGATTACGTTCTTGTCGAACAGAGTTTTGCTTCTACTCTG ATTGATATGTTGAAGCCGGTGATAAGGTCTTTCTTTGGGGAAAACCCTAAAGAATCTGGATGTCTCGCTAGGATTGTCACCAAGAAACACTTTCAGAGATTGTCTCGTCTTCTTAATGATCCTCGTGTTAAAGCTTCAATCGTCTATGGTGGATCCATGGATGAAGAGAAGCT GTATGTTGAGCCAACGATCTTGTTGGATCCTCCTCTTGATTCTGAGATAATGAATGAAGAAATATTTGGTCCAATTCTCCCTATTATCACA TTACGTGACATCCAAGAAAGCATAGGGTTCATCAAGTCGAAACCAAAGCCACTTGCGATCTATGCATTCACCAAAGACGAGAACCTTAAAACTAGAATCTTGTCAGAAACATCCTCTGGAAGTGTTACCTTCAACGACCTCATGATCCAG TATATGTGTGATGCATTGCCCTTTGGAGGAGTAGGACAGAGTGGAATAGGAAGGTATCACGGGAAATACTCATTCGAATGTTTCAGTCACGAGAAGGCAATAATGGAAGGAAGCTTAGCAATGGATCTTGAAGCTCGATACCCTCCATGGAACAACTTCAAGCTCAACTTTATTAGACTCGCTTTTCGTGAAGCTTACTTCAAGCTTGTCCTCTTAATGCTTGGTCTTACAAAAGGAATGAGAAAGTGa